The Stenotrophomonas maltophilia genome includes a region encoding these proteins:
- a CDS encoding nitroreductase family protein, whose protein sequence is MPDPAALLALDARRSVPSRQLGEPGPDPATLQRMLASAVRVPDHGKRVPFRFLKIAGDARHTLGDFLAERSRQRDPHAGEAVFEKDRQRFSHAPLVIVVVASPRPDPKVPEQEQLMTAGCVCFALLQAAQALGFGAQWLTAWMAFDPAVHAYLGLAEGEGIAGFIHIGTPKAAVPERERPDPATLLRDWTPPA, encoded by the coding sequence ATGCCCGACCCCGCTGCCCTGCTTGCCCTGGATGCCCGCCGCTCGGTGCCCTCGCGGCAACTGGGCGAGCCCGGACCGGATCCGGCCACCCTGCAGCGCATGCTGGCCTCGGCCGTGCGCGTGCCCGACCACGGCAAGCGCGTACCGTTCCGCTTCCTGAAGATCGCCGGCGATGCACGTCACACTCTGGGCGACTTCCTGGCCGAGCGCAGCCGCCAGCGCGACCCGCATGCCGGCGAGGCGGTATTCGAGAAGGACCGCCAGCGTTTCAGCCATGCGCCGCTGGTGATCGTGGTGGTGGCCAGCCCGCGCCCGGACCCGAAGGTGCCCGAGCAGGAGCAGCTGATGACCGCCGGCTGCGTCTGCTTCGCCCTGCTGCAGGCCGCACAGGCGCTGGGCTTCGGCGCGCAGTGGCTGACCGCCTGGATGGCCTTCGACCCCGCCGTGCACGCCTACCTGGGCCTGGCCGAGGGCGAAGGCATCGCCGGTTTCATCCATATCGGCACGCCGAAGGCCGCCGTGCCCGAGCGCGAGCGTCCGGACCCTGCCACCCTGCTGCGCGACTGGACGCCTCCGGCATGA
- a CDS encoding N-formylglutamate amidohydrolase, whose protein sequence is MADADLHVLPALLGADDPAIYTLHRPQGASPYLLLADHAGQQVPRALTGLGLAQAELDRHIGWDIGIAGTTRALAERLDAWAIEQTYSRLLIDCNRPLASPTLIPEVSDHTVVPGNAGLSAAQRQQRIDAIHAPYHARIDAELDARRDAGRPTLLVMMHSFTPVMNGTQRPWHAGVLYHQDTRFAHALLQALRDEGDLVVGDNEPYSVSSTSDYAVPVHGEGRGLVHVELEIRQDLIADAAGQQAWAERLVRIFSALQPELLALG, encoded by the coding sequence GTGGCTGACGCCGATCTGCACGTACTGCCGGCGCTGCTGGGCGCCGACGACCCGGCGATCTATACCCTCCACCGGCCGCAGGGCGCCTCGCCGTACCTGCTGCTGGCCGATCACGCCGGCCAGCAGGTGCCACGCGCGCTGACCGGGCTCGGCCTGGCCCAGGCCGAGCTGGACCGCCATATCGGCTGGGACATCGGCATCGCCGGCACTACCCGCGCACTGGCCGAACGGCTGGATGCATGGGCGATCGAACAGACCTATTCGCGGCTGCTGATCGACTGCAACCGCCCACTGGCCTCGCCGACGCTGATTCCGGAAGTGAGCGACCACACCGTGGTCCCGGGCAATGCCGGGCTGTCGGCTGCACAGCGGCAGCAGCGCATCGATGCGATCCACGCGCCCTACCATGCGCGCATCGACGCAGAGCTGGATGCCCGCCGCGATGCCGGCCGCCCCACCCTGCTGGTGATGATGCACAGCTTCACGCCAGTGATGAACGGCACGCAGCGGCCGTGGCACGCCGGCGTGCTGTACCACCAGGACACGCGCTTTGCGCATGCCCTGCTGCAGGCACTGCGCGATGAAGGCGACCTGGTGGTGGGTGACAACGAACCGTATTCGGTCAGCAGTACCAGCGACTACGCGGTACCGGTGCATGGCGAAGGGCGAGGCCTGGTGCACGTGGAACTGGAGATCCGCCAGGACCTGATCGCCGATGCCGCCGGGCAGCAGGCGTGGGCGGAGCGGCTGGTGCGGATCTTCAGCGCGCTGCAACCGGAGCTGCTGGCGCTGGGTTGA
- a CDS encoding NAD(P) transhydrogenase subunit alpha: MAVALLGIKETAPGERRVALTPETARKLGALGITVWYEAGAGVAAGFTDAAYDDAGARVFDADRWGEIDILLCVQAPPASVLEQLKPAASVVGLLAPASDPALAALAAGDRLQLFPLQQLPRTTRAQAMDVLSSQAGMAGYKAALIAADRAPRFFPMLTTAAGTVRPAKVLVIGAGVAGLQAIATARRLGAQVEGFDVRPETREQIQSLGARFLDLGVSAAGEGGYARALTDEERAEQQRRLADHLRSVDVVICTAAVPGRPAPTIVTAAMVEGMATGSVIVDLAAESGGNCALTQPGQCIEHQGVTIDGPLGLASRGATQASEMYARNLLNFVALFVREGQLGFDWEDELLAKTRWRA; this comes from the coding sequence ATGGCCGTGGCGTTGCTGGGGATCAAGGAGACCGCGCCGGGCGAACGGCGCGTGGCGCTGACGCCGGAAACCGCGCGCAAGCTCGGTGCCCTTGGCATTACCGTCTGGTACGAGGCCGGCGCCGGCGTGGCGGCAGGCTTCACCGATGCCGCCTATGACGATGCCGGCGCACGTGTGTTCGACGCGGACCGTTGGGGCGAGATCGATATCCTGCTGTGCGTGCAGGCGCCGCCGGCGTCGGTCCTGGAACAGCTCAAGCCCGCTGCCAGCGTGGTCGGCCTGCTGGCCCCGGCCAGTGATCCGGCGCTTGCGGCATTGGCTGCTGGCGACCGCCTGCAGCTGTTCCCGCTGCAGCAGCTGCCGCGCACCACCCGCGCGCAGGCGATGGACGTGCTCAGTTCGCAGGCGGGCATGGCCGGCTACAAGGCGGCGCTGATCGCGGCCGATCGTGCGCCACGCTTCTTCCCGATGCTGACCACCGCTGCCGGTACCGTACGTCCAGCCAAGGTTCTGGTGATCGGTGCTGGCGTGGCCGGGCTGCAGGCCATTGCCACCGCGCGCCGGTTGGGTGCACAGGTGGAAGGTTTCGACGTGCGCCCGGAAACCCGCGAGCAGATCCAGTCGCTGGGCGCGCGCTTCCTCGATCTTGGCGTGAGCGCGGCCGGTGAAGGCGGCTACGCGCGTGCGTTGACCGATGAGGAGCGTGCCGAGCAGCAGCGCCGGCTGGCCGACCACCTGCGCAGCGTGGATGTGGTGATCTGTACCGCAGCAGTACCGGGGCGACCGGCGCCGACGATTGTGACTGCCGCAATGGTGGAGGGCATGGCCACCGGCAGCGTGATCGTGGACCTCGCGGCGGAGAGCGGCGGCAACTGTGCACTGACCCAACCGGGGCAGTGCATCGAGCATCAGGGCGTGACCATCGATGGCCCGCTGGGCCTGGCCAGCCGCGGCGCGACCCAGGCCAGCGAGATGTATGCGCGCAACCTGCTCAACTTCGTCGCGCTGTTCGTGCGCGAAGGCCAGCTCGGTTTCGACTGGGAAGACGAGTTGCTGGCGAAGACGCGTTGGCGGGCGTGA
- a CDS encoding MFS transporter, translating to MPLLKYPRWALTLLATAQLIIALDATIIFVALHDMGRALQINAQQLQWVVSAYTVAFGGSLLLGGRAADLIGRRRFYRLGMLLFALASLLGALAPNATLLIIARAAQGVGAALLFPATLALINTLYAEGPVRNRALAIWSMASAVGLALGTLLGGVLTQAFGWPAVLAVIVPLATACAVAAGAWLPSDGPRVRGRSFDLAGCLTVTAGGSLLVTTLVQGPEWGWTAPATLICLLLSAVLLTVFVQIEKRSRDPLMQFSLLRLSGMRAALGLTFAFMSSYGVQYYFLALYFQDGYGWSPLQAGMAFLLPTLVCTFGIRIAERMLRRRSPRQVLAWGFAAGAIGIAAVALAMPHGASYWPLLPGIVVLSIGQGMSWTAMWIVAGQGVPGPQQGVASGMAATAQQIGGALGLAVLVMVANTARGTQAATSADALQGMVNAQYGAALFAALGVVIALGLRPAPVESAAAVCPVNEA from the coding sequence ATGCCCCTTCTCAAGTACCCACGCTGGGCGCTGACCCTGCTGGCCACCGCGCAGCTGATCATCGCCCTGGATGCCACCATCATCTTCGTCGCCCTCCATGACATGGGCCGCGCGCTGCAGATCAACGCGCAGCAGCTGCAGTGGGTGGTCAGTGCCTACACCGTCGCCTTCGGCGGCAGCCTGCTGCTGGGTGGCCGCGCCGCCGACCTGATCGGCCGTCGCCGTTTCTACCGGCTGGGCATGCTGCTGTTCGCACTGGCGTCGCTGCTCGGTGCGCTGGCGCCGAATGCCACCTTGTTGATCATCGCGCGCGCCGCGCAGGGCGTCGGTGCGGCCCTGCTGTTCCCCGCCACGCTGGCACTGATCAACACGCTGTACGCCGAAGGCCCGGTGCGCAACCGCGCGCTGGCGATCTGGAGCATGGCCAGTGCGGTCGGCCTGGCGCTGGGCACGCTGCTGGGTGGGGTGCTGACCCAGGCGTTCGGCTGGCCGGCGGTGCTGGCGGTGATCGTGCCGCTGGCCACGGCGTGCGCGGTCGCAGCCGGTGCGTGGTTGCCGTCCGATGGTCCAAGGGTGCGCGGCCGCTCCTTCGATCTGGCCGGTTGCCTGACCGTCACCGCCGGCGGCAGCCTGCTGGTCACTACCCTGGTTCAAGGGCCGGAGTGGGGCTGGACGGCACCGGCCACGCTGATCTGCCTGCTGCTTTCAGCCGTGCTGTTGACGGTGTTCGTACAGATCGAAAAACGCAGCCGTGACCCGCTGATGCAGTTTTCGCTGTTGCGCCTGTCGGGCATGCGCGCGGCACTCGGCCTGACCTTCGCCTTCATGAGCAGCTATGGCGTGCAGTACTACTTCCTGGCGCTCTACTTCCAGGATGGCTATGGCTGGAGCCCGCTGCAGGCCGGCATGGCCTTCCTGCTGCCGACGTTGGTGTGCACCTTCGGCATCCGTATTGCCGAACGCATGCTGCGGCGCCGTTCGCCAAGGCAGGTACTGGCCTGGGGCTTCGCCGCCGGTGCCATCGGCATTGCCGCGGTGGCGCTGGCGATGCCGCACGGTGCCAGCTACTGGCCGCTGCTGCCGGGCATCGTGGTGCTCAGCATCGGCCAGGGCATGAGCTGGACGGCGATGTGGATCGTGGCCGGGCAGGGCGTGCCGGGTCCGCAGCAAGGCGTCGCGTCCGGCATGGCGGCCACCGCACAGCAGATCGGCGGGGCGTTGGGACTGGCGGTGCTGGTGATGGTAGCCAACACCGCGCGCGGCACGCAGGCAGCAACCAGTGCCGACGCCCTGCAGGGCATGGTCAATGCACAGTACGGCGCCGCGTTGTTCGCCGCGCTCGGCGTGGTGATCGCGCTGGGCCTGCGCCCGGCGCCGGTCGAGTCGGCCGCCGCCGTCTGCCCGGTCAACGAGGCATGA
- the pip gene encoding prolyl aminopeptidase: MRTLYPAITPYDVGTLKVDDRHTLYFEQCGNPDGKPVVMLHGGPGGGCSDKMRQFHDPSKYRIILFDQRGAGRSTPHADLVDNTTWDLVADIEKLREHLKVDRWQVFGGSWGSTLALAYAETHPQRVTELVLRGIFMLRRWELEWFYQEGANRLFPDAWEHYLKPIPSVERHDLISAFHRRLTSDDEATRLEAAKAWAVWEGATSFLHVDDDFINSHEDPHFALAFARIENHYFVNGGFFEVEDQLLRDAHRIADIPGVIVHGRYDVVCPLANAWDLTKVWSKAKLEITPASGHSAFEAENVDALVRATDSFA; the protein is encoded by the coding sequence ATGCGTACGCTGTACCCCGCCATCACCCCCTACGACGTCGGCACCCTGAAGGTCGACGACCGCCACACGCTGTACTTCGAACAGTGCGGCAACCCGGACGGCAAGCCGGTGGTGATGCTGCACGGTGGCCCGGGCGGTGGCTGCAGCGACAAGATGCGCCAGTTCCACGACCCGTCCAAGTACCGCATCATCCTGTTCGACCAGCGCGGTGCCGGCCGTTCCACCCCGCACGCCGACCTGGTGGACAACACCACCTGGGACCTTGTTGCCGATATCGAGAAGCTGCGCGAACACCTCAAGGTCGATCGCTGGCAGGTGTTCGGTGGCAGCTGGGGTTCGACCCTGGCGCTGGCCTATGCCGAAACCCATCCGCAGCGCGTGACCGAACTGGTCCTGCGCGGCATCTTCATGCTGCGCCGCTGGGAGCTGGAATGGTTCTACCAGGAAGGCGCCAACCGCCTGTTCCCGGATGCGTGGGAGCACTACCTCAAGCCGATCCCGTCGGTGGAGCGCCATGACCTGATCTCGGCCTTCCACCGCCGCCTGACCAGCGACGACGAAGCCACCCGCCTGGAAGCGGCCAAGGCGTGGGCGGTGTGGGAAGGCGCGACCAGCTTCCTGCATGTCGATGATGACTTCATCAACAGCCACGAAGACCCGCACTTCGCGCTGGCGTTTGCCCGCATCGAGAACCACTACTTCGTCAACGGCGGCTTCTTCGAGGTGGAAGACCAGCTGCTGCGCGACGCGCACCGCATCGCCGATATTCCCGGCGTGATCGTGCACGGCCGCTACGACGTGGTCTGCCCGCTGGCCAATGCCTGGGACCTGACCAAGGTGTGGTCGAAGGCAAAGCTGGAAATCACCCCGGCTTCAGGCCATTCGGCGTTCGAAGCCGAGAACGTGGACGCGCTGGTGCGCGCCACCGATAGCTTCGCCTGA
- a CDS encoding LysR family transcriptional regulator: protein MDLNAVRMLVQVAEARSFTVAAGQLGLSQSGLSRAIGRLEATLGVKLLQRNTRNVALTPDGRQFVEQVAPLLAGLDDAERQLADRPCTPSGTLKISAPSMFGRKVLVPMLAPLLEQHPQLQVEAVLSDRLVDLVEEGFDAALRTGVIADQRIVARPLRPLRWVTVASPAYLARCGAPDDVAALQDHACLAVRNLRSGRLVDWQFLQDGQLREFTPPTRMVFDSGDPLVEAAIAGIGIVQVMDFAVADALADGRLQRVLQPFEGRSRELSLIYPPSRQHSPKLQVLADALLAGDW from the coding sequence ATGGATCTCAACGCGGTGCGCATGCTGGTGCAGGTGGCCGAAGCGCGCAGCTTCACCGTGGCCGCCGGCCAACTCGGCCTGAGCCAGTCCGGCCTGTCGCGCGCGATCGGTCGGCTGGAAGCCACGCTGGGGGTAAAGCTGCTGCAGCGGAACACCCGCAACGTGGCGTTGACCCCGGATGGCCGCCAGTTCGTGGAACAGGTGGCACCGTTGTTGGCCGGCCTGGACGATGCCGAACGGCAACTGGCCGACCGCCCGTGCACGCCCTCGGGTACGTTGAAGATCAGTGCGCCGTCGATGTTCGGGCGCAAGGTGCTGGTGCCGATGCTGGCGCCATTACTGGAACAGCATCCGCAGCTGCAGGTGGAAGCCGTGCTCAGCGACCGCCTGGTCGATCTGGTCGAGGAAGGCTTCGATGCCGCGCTGCGCACCGGCGTCATCGCCGACCAGCGCATCGTCGCGCGGCCATTGCGGCCGCTGCGCTGGGTGACGGTGGCCAGCCCCGCTTATCTGGCCCGCTGTGGCGCACCGGACGATGTGGCCGCGCTGCAGGATCACGCCTGCCTGGCGGTACGCAACCTGCGCAGTGGCCGGCTGGTGGACTGGCAGTTCCTGCAGGACGGGCAGCTGCGTGAGTTCACGCCACCGACGCGGATGGTGTTCGACAGCGGCGATCCGCTGGTGGAAGCGGCCATCGCCGGCATCGGCATCGTGCAGGTGATGGATTTCGCGGTGGCCGATGCGTTGGCCGACGGCCGCCTGCAGCGCGTGCTGCAGCCGTTCGAGGGCCGCAGCCGCGAACTGTCGTTGATCTACCCGCCGTCGCGCCAGCATTCGCCAAAGCTGCAGGTGCTGGCCGACGCGTTGCTGGCCGGGGATTGGTAG
- a CDS encoding DUF1631 domain-containing protein, producing the protein MMSAPTPMGSPGRDPAQLQRARDMVLPALCQAFGAALARFDDALFDRAGNAGSSQLLFLDAMRELRRRREDIAAAFAGHLQRAWDALASGEPLSAEATLSGPAEDGLSLLAEHVLESRLAVRNFATVLLRDFKPVLARLDRRLGRLIGGAELDADHNPVSPEHLGVAIHEAFAGCELAPEVHLVLIKLCERDLRAPVGRIYEKLDEQLAAAGVMSQMGAPRRPLSSAPDPRMAPGADDLVEPRHAAGFESDFSDDEQAAPAWAQRFAARWSERRGHMQQHLGGEEAGSGEAYAGQQGMLLEALHELLQQTRHVREDATSAAQVAVGQHRPLSQREMMSVLSLLQATPSATLRAAIGEDGESLAQRLKSEVLSSATRLGVDPGQTRLDPQDEDAIDLVGMLFDVMLDERELEGRSRELIGRLVVPFVKVAMLDRRMFVQKTHPARKLLNSLAEACEGNTGESQAERMLMAKVEEIIERLVAEFNENLAIFLTLEEEFREFLVQHRRRVEIAERRAAETQRGQEKLEMARSRAGAELDRRIGDATLPPAIAEFLRQPWQHHLTLALLREGEEGASVAEALSLADGLLEEVAEARRQIVGKPWLQAWQPVLAKVFASVGVHGDAATGAIDALHDTLQGIAESRPELQRALPELPQVALPAPPVAESPAVELGGQIDADDFDNADADRFRRMEIGNWLDFVDKDGKVQAGKLSWVSPISSRLLFVNRRGVRFCVASPEELAVMVRLGRLRAHVDDGAFDSAMQGVIDRLDPGSATLH; encoded by the coding sequence ATGATGAGCGCGCCCACACCGATGGGATCGCCGGGCCGTGACCCGGCCCAGCTTCAGCGTGCCCGGGACATGGTCCTGCCGGCGCTGTGCCAGGCTTTCGGGGCCGCACTGGCGCGTTTCGACGATGCACTGTTCGACCGGGCCGGCAATGCAGGCTCGTCGCAGCTGCTGTTCCTGGATGCGATGCGCGAGCTGCGCCGCCGCCGTGAGGACATCGCCGCCGCCTTCGCCGGCCACCTGCAGCGGGCCTGGGATGCACTGGCCAGTGGCGAGCCGCTGTCGGCCGAAGCCACCCTGTCCGGGCCGGCCGAGGATGGCCTGAGCCTGCTGGCTGAACATGTACTGGAGTCGCGGCTGGCGGTGCGCAATTTCGCCACCGTGCTGCTGCGCGACTTCAAGCCGGTGCTGGCGCGGCTGGACCGGCGCCTGGGCCGCTTGATCGGCGGCGCCGAGCTGGATGCCGACCACAACCCGGTCAGCCCCGAACACCTGGGCGTGGCCATCCATGAGGCCTTTGCCGGCTGCGAGCTGGCGCCGGAAGTGCACCTGGTGCTGATCAAGCTGTGCGAGCGCGACCTGCGCGCGCCGGTGGGCCGTATCTACGAGAAGCTGGACGAGCAGCTGGCCGCCGCTGGCGTGATGTCTCAGATGGGGGCGCCGCGGCGTCCGCTGTCGTCCGCGCCCGACCCGCGTATGGCGCCGGGCGCGGACGATCTGGTCGAGCCGCGCCACGCGGCGGGCTTCGAATCCGACTTCAGCGATGATGAACAGGCCGCGCCGGCCTGGGCGCAGCGTTTCGCCGCGCGCTGGTCCGAGCGCCGTGGCCACATGCAGCAGCACCTCGGGGGCGAGGAGGCCGGCAGTGGCGAGGCGTATGCCGGCCAGCAGGGCATGCTGCTGGAGGCCCTGCATGAGCTGCTGCAGCAGACCCGCCACGTTCGCGAGGACGCCACCTCGGCCGCGCAGGTCGCGGTTGGCCAGCACCGCCCGTTGAGCCAGCGCGAGATGATGTCGGTGCTGTCGCTGCTGCAGGCCACGCCCAGTGCGACACTGCGTGCAGCCATCGGCGAGGATGGCGAATCGCTGGCGCAGCGGCTGAAGAGTGAAGTGCTGTCCAGCGCCACCCGTCTCGGCGTCGATCCTGGCCAGACCCGGCTGGACCCGCAGGACGAGGACGCGATTGATCTGGTCGGCATGCTGTTCGATGTGATGCTGGACGAACGCGAGCTGGAAGGTCGCTCGCGCGAGCTGATCGGCCGCCTGGTGGTGCCCTTCGTCAAGGTGGCGATGCTCGACCGCCGCATGTTCGTGCAGAAGACCCATCCGGCCCGCAAGCTGCTCAACTCGCTGGCCGAAGCCTGCGAGGGCAACACCGGCGAAAGCCAGGCCGAGCGCATGCTGATGGCCAAGGTGGAAGAGATCATCGAGCGCCTGGTGGCCGAGTTCAACGAGAACCTGGCGATCTTCCTGACCCTGGAAGAAGAATTCCGCGAATTCCTCGTGCAGCACCGCCGCCGCGTGGAAATCGCTGAGCGTCGCGCCGCCGAAACGCAGCGTGGCCAGGAAAAGCTGGAAATGGCCCGCAGCCGGGCCGGTGCCGAACTGGACCGCCGCATCGGTGATGCCACCTTGCCGCCGGCCATCGCCGAGTTCCTGCGCCAGCCGTGGCAGCACCACCTGACCCTGGCACTGCTGCGCGAGGGCGAGGAGGGCGCTTCGGTGGCCGAGGCACTCAGCCTGGCTGACGGCCTGCTGGAGGAAGTGGCCGAGGCCCGCCGCCAGATCGTCGGCAAACCGTGGCTGCAGGCCTGGCAGCCGGTGCTGGCCAAGGTATTTGCCAGTGTCGGCGTGCACGGCGATGCCGCAACCGGTGCTATCGACGCCTTGCATGACACCCTGCAGGGCATTGCCGAATCGCGGCCGGAACTGCAGCGCGCGCTGCCGGAACTGCCGCAGGTTGCCTTGCCGGCGCCACCGGTGGCTGAATCGCCCGCGGTCGAGCTGGGCGGGCAGATCGACGCCGACGATTTCGACAACGCCGATGCCGATCGCTTCCGCCGCATGGAAATCGGCAACTGGCTGGACTTTGTCGACAAGGACGGCAAGGTGCAGGCCGGCAAGCTGTCCTGGGTCAGCCCGATTTCCTCGCGCCTGCTGTTCGTCAACCGCCGCGGCGTGCGCTTCTGCGTGGCCTCGCCGGAAGAACTGGCGGTGATGGTGCGGCTGGGCCGCCTGCGCGCCCATGTGGATGACGGTGCGTTCGACAGCGCGATGCAGGGTGTGATCGATCGGCTGGACCCGGGCAGCGCCACGCTGCACTGA
- a CDS encoding RNA polymerase sigma factor, protein MVTPSEEPYPVLVSSPVPPSAETDALPASLEAFLASVGPRAFRFAEAGLRQREDAMDAVQDALLRMLDYADKPAAEWAPLFWSILRRRVIDVQRRRRFRLPFWRDNQDAQGGEIDWADPGPDPAQAHEQRQQYQQLVDALRRLPARQREAFTLRVLQDLDGATTARAMGCSEGAVKTHLARARQALQDYLEIHP, encoded by the coding sequence ATGGTGACCCCGAGCGAGGAACCGTACCCTGTGCTGGTGAGCAGCCCCGTCCCCCCGAGCGCCGAGACCGATGCCCTGCCGGCATCGCTGGAAGCGTTCCTGGCCAGCGTCGGCCCGCGCGCGTTCCGCTTCGCCGAGGCCGGCCTGCGCCAGCGCGAAGACGCCATGGACGCGGTGCAGGACGCGCTGCTGCGCATGCTGGACTACGCCGACAAGCCGGCAGCCGAATGGGCGCCGCTGTTCTGGAGCATCCTGCGCCGGCGCGTGATCGACGTGCAGCGCCGGCGCCGCTTCCGCCTGCCGTTCTGGCGCGACAACCAGGACGCGCAAGGCGGCGAGATCGACTGGGCCGATCCCGGCCCGGACCCGGCACAGGCGCATGAACAGCGCCAGCAGTACCAGCAGCTGGTGGACGCGTTGCGCCGCCTGCCCGCCCGCCAGCGCGAGGCCTTCACCCTGCGCGTGCTGCAGGACCTGGACGGGGCTACCACCGCCCGCGCCATGGGCTGCAGCGAAGGCGCGGTAAAAACCCATCTGGCACGCGCCCGGCAGGCGCTGCAGGACTACCTGGAGATCCACCCGTGA
- a CDS encoding 5'-3' exonuclease, which produces MTLPVPPPSLYLVDASIYVFRAWHSLPDQFQDAQGWPTNAVHGFARFLLDLLERERPRHIAIAFDEALDSGFRHRLYPAYKANRDPAPEALKRQFVHCKALCAALGLAVLAHHEYEADDLIGSALHVHRGSHRGVIISADKDLSQLLLDHDEQWDYARNQRWNVAGVKARHGVHAHQIADYLALCGDAVDNIPGISGVGSKSAAVLLAHFGSMDALYERLDEVPFLRLRGAAQMAVRLREQREHAQLWRQLTTIALDAPLEGSQPGLLRQTADPELLGGLCQTLRFGPMTRRRLFDAAGVPDILPTHSEPA; this is translated from the coding sequence ATGACCCTGCCGGTACCACCGCCGTCGCTGTACCTGGTCGACGCCAGCATCTATGTGTTCCGCGCGTGGCACTCCCTGCCCGACCAGTTCCAGGACGCGCAGGGCTGGCCGACCAATGCCGTGCACGGCTTCGCCCGCTTCCTGCTGGACCTGCTCGAGCGCGAACGCCCGCGTCACATCGCCATCGCCTTCGACGAAGCGCTGGACAGTGGCTTCCGCCACCGCCTGTACCCCGCCTACAAGGCCAACCGCGACCCGGCGCCGGAGGCGCTCAAGCGCCAGTTCGTGCACTGCAAGGCGCTGTGCGCAGCGTTGGGCCTCGCCGTTCTGGCCCACCATGAATACGAGGCTGACGACCTGATCGGAAGCGCCCTGCATGTGCATCGTGGCAGCCACCGCGGCGTGATCATCTCCGCCGACAAGGACCTGTCGCAGCTGCTGCTGGATCACGACGAGCAGTGGGACTACGCACGCAACCAGCGCTGGAACGTGGCCGGAGTGAAGGCGCGGCACGGCGTGCACGCGCACCAGATTGCCGACTACCTGGCGCTGTGCGGCGATGCGGTGGACAACATTCCCGGTATCAGTGGCGTCGGCAGCAAGTCCGCCGCCGTGCTGCTGGCCCATTTCGGCAGCATGGATGCACTGTACGAACGCCTGGACGAAGTGCCTTTCCTGCGCCTGCGCGGCGCCGCCCAGATGGCGGTGCGCCTGCGCGAGCAGCGCGAGCACGCCCAGCTCTGGCGCCAGCTGACCACCATCGCGCTGGACGCGCCATTGGAAGGCAGCCAGCCCGGCCTGTTGCGCCAGACCGCCGATCCCGAGCTGCTCGGCGGCCTGTGCCAGACCCTGCGCTTCGGCCCGATGACCCGCCGCCGGCTGTTCGATGCCGCCGGCGTGCCCGATATTCTTCCCACCCACAGCGAGCCCGCATGA
- a CDS encoding NUDIX hydrolase, with product MSQRNTEAPRVVYEGKYQRMLVRGTWEYSERTHAGGLAAIIIAVTPEDKVLFVEQFRVPLQAPTIEMPAGLVGDIHAGESIEVSAVRELEEETGWTADHAEVLMIGPTSSGASSEKIAFVRATGLRRIGEGGGDDSEDITVHEIPRAQAAAWLVQKMGEGYELDAKLWAGLWMIEHHLDGRPRG from the coding sequence ATGAGCCAGCGCAACACCGAAGCCCCGCGTGTCGTCTATGAAGGCAAGTACCAGCGCATGCTGGTGCGCGGCACCTGGGAATACAGCGAACGTACCCATGCCGGTGGCCTGGCCGCGATCATCATCGCCGTCACCCCGGAGGACAAGGTGCTGTTCGTGGAACAGTTCCGCGTGCCGCTGCAGGCACCCACCATCGAGATGCCGGCCGGCCTGGTCGGGGACATCCACGCCGGCGAATCGATCGAAGTCTCGGCCGTGCGCGAGCTGGAAGAAGAAACCGGCTGGACCGCCGATCACGCCGAAGTGCTGATGATCGGCCCGACGTCCTCCGGCGCCAGCAGCGAGAAGATCGCCTTCGTACGCGCCACCGGCCTGCGCCGGATCGGCGAAGGTGGCGGCGATGACAGCGAAGACATCACCGTGCACGAGATTCCGCGCGCGCAGGCGGCGGCCTGGCTGGTGCAGAAGATGGGCGAAGGCTATGAGCTGGATGCCAAGCTGTGGGCGGGCCTGTGGATGATCGAGCACCACCTGGACGGGCGCCCGCGTGGCTGA
- a CDS encoding DUF3106 domain-containing protein, which produces MSRLHTLPLLMTLLLLPALPALAQSAAPAPAARPAPATPLPAWEQLSEAQRESLLAPLRDRWNSADAGQRQRMLSHGQRWQTMSPEERDKARRGLRRFEHMSPEQREQARALFGQMRELPPAQRDALRERWSQMTPEQRKDWVRDNPPPAKPR; this is translated from the coding sequence ATGTCCCGACTGCACACCCTGCCCCTGCTGATGACCCTGTTGCTGCTGCCGGCCCTCCCGGCGCTGGCGCAGAGCGCCGCGCCCGCCCCTGCGGCACGCCCTGCGCCGGCCACGCCGCTGCCGGCCTGGGAACAGTTGAGCGAAGCGCAGCGGGAATCGCTGCTGGCGCCACTGCGCGACCGCTGGAACAGCGCCGATGCCGGCCAGCGCCAGCGCATGCTCTCGCATGGCCAGCGCTGGCAGACGATGAGCCCGGAGGAGCGCGACAAAGCCCGCCGTGGCCTGCGCCGCTTCGAGCACATGAGCCCGGAACAGCGTGAGCAGGCCAGGGCCCTGTTCGGCCAGATGCGGGAACTGCCGCCCGCGCAGCGCGACGCACTGCGCGAGCGCTGGTCGCAGATGACGCCGGAACAGCGCAAGGACTGGGTGCGCGACAACCCGCCGCCGGCGAAGCCGCGGTAA